One genomic segment of Spirochaetota bacterium includes these proteins:
- the rpsL gene encoding 30S ribosomal protein S12, producing MPTINQLIRQGREMKRKKTKSPALKNCPQKRGVCTRVMTFTPKKPNSALRKVARVRLTNGIEVTAYIPGIGHNLQEHSAVLIRGGRVKDLPGVRYHIIRGTLDTLGVDDRKKSRSKYGTKRPKA from the coding sequence ATGCCAACAATCAATCAGTTAATTCGTCAGGGACGGGAAATGAAGAGAAAAAAGACAAAATCCCCCGCCCTCAAGAACTGCCCGCAGAAGCGCGGCGTATGCACCAGGGTAATGACCTTTACCCCGAAGAAACCGAACTCGGCCCTGCGGAAGGTGGCGCGGGTGCGCCTTACCAACGGCATTGAAGTGACGGCTTATATCCCCGGCATCGGCCACAACCTGCAGGAGCACAGCGCGGTGCTTATCCGGGGCGGCCGTGTCAAGGACCTGCCGGGCGTCAGGTACCACATTATCCGGGGGACCCTGGACACCCTCGGTGTGGACGATCGTAAAAAGAGCCGGTCAAAATACGGGACCAAGCGGCCCAAGGCATAA
- the rpoB gene encoding DNA-directed RNA polymerase subunit beta, whose translation MQESKKVVNFGKIKTGLELPNLIEIQLKSYDWFLQPGAVKKRSQGLQAVFEEIFPIESPHEDVVLEYLDYEIGDPKYSELESKERDVTYAAPLKATIRLIRKDSMEVREQSVYMGDIPLMTPRGTFIINGAERVVVNQLHRSPGIFFFYEEAERIYNYRVIPDRGSWLEFEMDPKGYIIARIDRKKKFPVTLLIKALGYETDEEVVKLFYGTKTIRLKSDEDFDVLNGKRVARDVVSKQTGEVIIEVGERISMDMIDRLKEEKVHDVEVIEFPNNKEDSYLSTTLEVEKEFINKHVKSSAAGELKKSELALLTIHAIMWQSEPTNLENASDHFKRLFFDPKTYSLGAVGRYKISSKFGMEDFATQTLKPEDIIFSLKYFLYLIAEADGYEIDDPDPRSKTHKKMIPTVVDDIDHLGNRRVRSVGELIMNQIKIGFQRMERVIKERMTIQDLDVITPQALISIKPITAVINEFFGSSQLSQFMDQTNPLAELTHKRRLNALGPGGLSRERAGFEVRDVHPSHYGRMCPIETPEGPNIGLIVSLSTYARINDYGFLETPYRYVDSGKLTDQIEYLTADREDLYFIAQANQELDDKGNFVKTMIPCRHRGNFPYKRPKEIQYMDVAPQQIFSVSTCLIPFLEHDDANRALMGSNMQRQAVPLMIEEAPYVGTGVEPKAAYDSGVLMISNHGGTVESADAATIKIKTSASETISYDMMKFKRTNQGTCFNQRPVVKEGQKIKKGDVLADGPATDNGRLALGKNILVAFMPWMGYNFEDAILISEKLVENDTYTSIHIEQFEVEARETKLGREVITRDIPNLSEKAFRDLDQDGIVRRGAYVQPDDILVGKVTPKGEQDLTPEYKLLHSIFGEKAREVRDTSLRVPNGVEGIVIDVKRFSREQGDELAPGVEELVKVYIADKRKISVGDKMAGRHGNKGVISKIVPIYDMPYLPDGTPMDIVLNPLSVPSRMNLGQLLETELGWAAEKLNTLFETPIFDGAKESDIRELLKKSGLPETSKSVLYDGRTGIPFEQEVMVGQIYMLKLAHMVDDKIHARSTGPYSLVTQQPLGGKAQFGGQRLGEMEVWALEAYGAAYTLQELLTVKSDDMLGRARIYEAIVKGINTSSPGIPESFNVLIQELRGLALDVRIYDDKGKEISLSEWSEGYGKTKKRIKIDSLKNI comes from the coding sequence ATGCAAGAGTCAAAAAAAGTCGTTAATTTTGGCAAGATTAAGACGGGGCTTGAGCTGCCCAATTTGATAGAAATCCAGCTGAAGTCCTATGACTGGTTTCTCCAGCCCGGTGCGGTCAAGAAGAGGTCGCAGGGACTTCAGGCGGTGTTCGAGGAGATATTTCCGATAGAGAGCCCCCACGAGGACGTGGTCCTCGAATACCTCGATTACGAGATCGGGGATCCGAAATATTCGGAGCTCGAGTCGAAGGAGCGCGACGTCACCTATGCCGCGCCCCTGAAAGCGACCATACGGCTCATCAGGAAGGACAGCATGGAGGTGCGGGAGCAGTCGGTGTACATGGGGGATATTCCCCTCATGACGCCCCGCGGCACCTTTATCATCAACGGGGCCGAGCGGGTCGTGGTAAACCAGCTGCACCGCTCTCCCGGTATCTTCTTTTTCTACGAAGAAGCCGAGCGGATCTACAATTACCGCGTCATTCCTGACCGGGGATCGTGGCTCGAGTTCGAGATGGACCCGAAGGGCTACATCATCGCCCGGATCGACCGGAAGAAGAAGTTCCCGGTGACACTCCTCATAAAGGCCCTCGGGTACGAGACCGACGAGGAGGTGGTGAAGCTTTTCTACGGCACGAAGACGATCCGCCTTAAGAGCGATGAGGATTTCGACGTGCTCAACGGCAAGCGCGTCGCCCGCGACGTGGTCAGCAAGCAGACGGGCGAGGTCATCATCGAGGTCGGCGAGCGCATCAGTATGGACATGATCGACCGTCTGAAAGAGGAGAAAGTCCATGACGTCGAGGTGATCGAGTTCCCCAACAACAAGGAAGATTCGTACCTGAGCACGACCCTTGAGGTGGAGAAGGAATTCATCAACAAGCACGTGAAATCTTCGGCCGCCGGTGAGCTGAAGAAATCGGAGCTCGCCCTCCTGACGATCCACGCCATCATGTGGCAGAGCGAACCGACCAACCTCGAAAACGCCTCGGATCATTTCAAGCGCCTCTTCTTCGATCCGAAGACCTACAGCCTGGGAGCCGTCGGGCGTTACAAGATATCGAGCAAATTCGGGATGGAGGATTTCGCCACCCAGACCCTGAAACCTGAAGACATCATTTTTTCACTGAAATACTTTTTATATCTCATCGCCGAGGCTGATGGATACGAGATTGACGATCCCGATCCGCGCTCCAAGACGCACAAGAAGATGATCCCCACGGTCGTCGACGACATCGACCACCTGGGGAACCGGCGTGTGCGTTCCGTCGGCGAGCTGATCATGAACCAGATCAAGATCGGCTTCCAGCGCATGGAGCGCGTCATCAAGGAGCGGATGACCATCCAGGACCTGGACGTCATCACACCGCAGGCGCTGATCAGCATCAAGCCGATCACGGCCGTCATTAACGAGTTCTTCGGCTCGAGCCAGCTTTCCCAGTTTATGGATCAGACCAACCCCCTGGCGGAGCTCACGCACAAGCGGAGGCTGAACGCCCTGGGGCCGGGCGGCCTCTCCCGCGAGCGGGCCGGATTCGAGGTGCGGGACGTGCACCCCTCCCACTACGGGCGGATGTGCCCCATCGAGACCCCTGAGGGACCGAACATCGGCCTCATCGTGTCCCTCAGCACCTACGCGCGGATAAACGATTACGGTTTCCTGGAGACCCCGTACCGGTACGTGGACAGCGGCAAGCTGACCGACCAGATCGAATATCTCACGGCTGACCGGGAAGACCTCTATTTCATCGCCCAGGCGAACCAGGAGCTGGACGACAAGGGTAATTTTGTGAAGACCATGATCCCCTGCCGGCACCGGGGCAACTTCCCCTACAAGCGGCCGAAGGAGATCCAGTACATGGACGTCGCACCGCAGCAGATCTTCTCGGTGTCGACCTGCCTGATTCCCTTCCTGGAGCATGATGACGCGAACCGGGCCCTGATGGGGTCCAACATGCAGCGCCAGGCGGTGCCGCTCATGATCGAGGAGGCGCCCTACGTGGGCACCGGCGTCGAGCCGAAGGCGGCCTATGATTCCGGCGTCCTCATGATATCGAACCATGGAGGCACGGTCGAGTCAGCCGATGCCGCGACCATCAAGATCAAGACGAGCGCCAGCGAGACCATCAGCTATGATATGATGAAGTTCAAGCGGACCAACCAGGGCACCTGCTTCAACCAGCGGCCCGTGGTCAAGGAAGGGCAGAAAATCAAGAAGGGCGACGTCCTCGCCGACGGCCCGGCCACCGACAACGGCCGGCTGGCCCTGGGCAAGAACATCCTGGTTGCCTTCATGCCCTGGATGGGCTACAACTTCGAGGACGCCATCCTCATATCTGAAAAGCTCGTCGAGAACGATACCTACACCTCGATCCATATCGAACAGTTCGAGGTGGAGGCGCGCGAGACCAAGCTCGGCCGCGAGGTGATCACCCGGGACATCCCGAACCTGTCGGAAAAAGCCTTCCGCGACCTCGACCAGGACGGCATCGTTCGCCGCGGTGCCTACGTGCAGCCCGACGACATCCTGGTGGGCAAGGTCACTCCCAAGGGCGAGCAGGACCTGACGCCGGAATACAAGCTGCTCCACTCGATCTTCGGCGAAAAGGCGCGGGAAGTCCGCGACACCTCGCTCAGGGTCCCCAACGGCGTTGAGGGCATAGTCATAGACGTGAAGCGTTTTTCCCGCGAACAGGGTGACGAGCTCGCCCCCGGCGTGGAAGAACTGGTGAAGGTATATATAGCCGACAAGCGGAAGATATCGGTCGGCGACAAGATGGCGGGTCGCCACGGAAATAAGGGCGTTATCTCGAAAATCGTTCCGATTTACGACATGCCCTACCTGCCCGACGGGACGCCGATGGATATCGTGCTGAATCCCCTTTCTGTTCCGTCACGGATGAACCTGGGACAGCTCCTGGAAACGGAGTTGGGCTGGGCCGCTGAAAAGCTGAATACGCTTTTCGAGACACCGATATTCGACGGCGCCAAGGAGAGCGATATCCGCGAACTTTTGAAGAAGTCCGGGCTGCCGGAGACCTCCAAGTCGGTGCTGTACGACGGCCGCACGGGCATACCCTTCGAGCAGGAGGTCATGGTGGGCCAGATCTACATGCTGAAGCTCGCCCACATGGTGGACGACAAGATCCACGCCCGCTCCACCGGCCCGTACTCCCTGGTCACCCAGCAGCCTCTGGGCGGCAAGGCCCAGTTCGGCGGACAGCGCCTGGGAGAGATGGAGGTGTGGGCCCTTGAGGCGTACGGCGCGGCCTATACCCTGCAGGAGCTCCTCACGGTCAAGTCCGACGACATGCTCGGACGGGCGCGCATCTACGAGGCTATCGTAAAGGGCATAAATACGTCATCGCCGGGCATACCGGAGTCCTTCAACGTTCTCATCCAGGAGCTCCGCGGCCTCGCCCTTGACGTCCGGATCTACGACGATAAGGGTAAGGAAATAAGCCTCTCCGAATGGAGCGAGGGCTACGGCAAGACCAAGAAGAGGATCAAGATAGACTCATTGAAGAATATCTGA
- the rpoC gene encoding DNA-directed RNA polymerase subunit beta' yields the protein MRDFNDFSSIQIKLASPDQIREWSYGEVKKPETINYRTLKPERDGLFCEKIFGTTKEWECYCGKFKSIRYKGVICDRCGVEVTHYKVRRERGGHIELACPVAHIWYYRSVPSRLGLLLDLTVNTLKSVLYYEKYIVIDPGDAAEEDIKIGDSLDEEAFLAMNEKYGDTLVCGMGATAIKDLLTRIDLDEESRQIRATIQAKAKKEKDAKIDKKLIKRLEIIEAFKESGNETDWMILDTIPVIPPELRPMVQLDGGRFATSDLNDLYRRVINRNNRLKRLLMLRAPEIIVRNEKRMLQEAVDALFDNSRRKRAVKGKGNRPLKSLSDMLKGKQGRFRQNLLGKRVDYSGRSVIVIGPELKLYQCGLPKKMAVELFKPFIMKRLVDKDYVQNIKSSKKMVENERPEVWEVLEEVISEHPVLLNRAPTLHRLGIQAFEPILVEGKAIRLHPLVCHAYNADFDGDQMAVHVPLSPRAQMECWTLMLSSHNLLSPANGHPVVSPTQDIVLGIFYLTSILEGAPGEGKLFDEESELLRAVDYGQVKMRSKIKFVNKNNEIIETSAGRLIFNGLLPAGHPFVNRVINDKELSHLISVILRQYGPNVTVKMLDDIKEAGYKYATIFAPTISMSDIIVPTVKREIIVEEDKKLEKIENEYRNGYITNEERYNRVINLWTNANEIIADKMFEELSANTNGFNPIYVMAQSGARGSKQQIRQLAGMRGLMAKPSGEIIEVPIRTNFKEGLTVLEYFISTNGARKGLADTALKTADAGYLTRRLVDIAQDVVISTVDCGTTIGIDIYAIKEGDDVIESLGDRALGRTLLYDLLHPVTGDVICKADEIVTEEIAELIDQLDIDSIEIRSVLTCEAKHGVCSKCYGRNLANAMPVDIGEAVGIIAAQSIGQPGTQLTMRTFHIGGIASRAVEESEIKLSYPSYVKEITSKTIRTEDEKSEEKKTISVRRGYLIIQRVVSEMTLKGEPELLVGENEKVYAGVKIAKTEDGEDIIAKNSGLVKPVKNKVYILGDPHSIPINVGTEIRAKAGRFYDRNEILAAFDPWFEPILTEVTGKVEFVDVELNKSLREEIDPSSNVTKRVIVEYKTEKLQPRVDIVGPSKQVITYLLPKGANLMVNSNDKVTAGTILAKIPRGAEKTKDITGGLPRVAELFEARAPKDAATLSELDGTIEIGDTVKNKRKIIVTGEDGTVKEYSIPVSKFLRVQDRDFIAKGEQVDDGAVDPHEILKIKGPRELQKFLVNEIQEVYRLQGVSINDKHIEVIVRQMLRKVKLTDPGDSTFVIEQIVDKFDFVDENERVLNEGGKPATAIPILMGITKAALNTESFISAASFQETTRVLTDAAIKGKVDNLRGLKENVIIGHLIPAGTGVRQYGNISVYENEIGDLEGPPPGEAEQIASDEEVVADNE from the coding sequence ATGAGAGATTTTAACGATTTCAGTTCAATCCAGATTAAATTAGCTTCGCCTGACCAGATACGCGAGTGGTCCTACGGCGAGGTTAAAAAACCTGAGACCATAAACTACCGGACCCTGAAGCCGGAGCGGGACGGGCTGTTCTGCGAGAAGATTTTCGGAACGACCAAGGAGTGGGAGTGCTACTGCGGCAAGTTCAAGTCGATCCGGTACAAGGGCGTCATCTGTGACCGCTGCGGCGTCGAGGTAACGCACTACAAGGTCCGCCGCGAGCGGGGCGGCCATATCGAGCTGGCCTGTCCCGTGGCCCACATCTGGTACTACCGCTCGGTTCCCTCGAGGCTGGGACTCCTCCTAGACCTCACGGTCAATACGCTGAAATCGGTCCTGTATTATGAAAAATATATCGTCATCGATCCCGGTGACGCGGCCGAGGAGGACATAAAGATCGGCGACTCCCTTGACGAGGAAGCCTTCCTGGCCATGAACGAAAAATACGGCGATACCCTGGTCTGCGGGATGGGCGCCACGGCTATCAAGGACCTCCTCACCAGGATCGACCTTGACGAGGAATCGCGTCAGATCAGGGCCACGATCCAGGCCAAGGCGAAAAAAGAGAAAGACGCGAAGATAGACAAGAAGCTGATCAAGCGGCTTGAGATAATCGAGGCCTTCAAGGAATCGGGAAACGAGACCGACTGGATGATACTGGACACCATCCCCGTCATACCCCCGGAGCTCAGGCCGATGGTCCAGCTCGACGGCGGGCGCTTCGCCACCTCAGACCTGAACGACCTCTACCGGCGCGTCATCAACCGGAACAACCGCCTGAAGCGGCTCCTGATGCTCCGCGCGCCGGAGATCATCGTGCGGAACGAGAAGCGGATGCTCCAGGAAGCGGTGGACGCCCTCTTTGACAATAGCCGGCGGAAGCGCGCGGTCAAGGGAAAGGGGAACAGGCCCCTCAAGTCGCTGTCGGACATGCTCAAGGGCAAGCAGGGCCGGTTCCGCCAGAACCTCCTCGGGAAGCGGGTCGACTATTCCGGCCGGTCCGTCATCGTCATAGGCCCCGAGCTTAAGCTGTACCAGTGCGGCCTCCCCAAGAAGATGGCCGTCGAGCTCTTCAAGCCCTTCATCATGAAGCGCCTTGTCGATAAGGACTATGTCCAGAACATCAAGTCCTCCAAGAAGATGGTCGAGAACGAACGCCCCGAGGTATGGGAAGTCCTCGAGGAAGTCATATCCGAACACCCGGTGCTCCTGAACAGGGCCCCGACGCTGCACCGGCTGGGGATCCAGGCCTTTGAGCCGATCCTGGTGGAAGGGAAGGCGATCCGCCTTCATCCCCTGGTCTGCCACGCCTACAACGCCGACTTCGACGGCGACCAGATGGCGGTGCACGTGCCGCTGTCGCCGCGGGCCCAGATGGAGTGCTGGACCCTGATGCTTTCGTCGCACAACCTCCTGTCGCCGGCCAACGGCCACCCGGTGGTGTCGCCGACGCAGGACATCGTCCTCGGTATTTTCTATCTCACCTCGATCCTCGAGGGCGCGCCCGGCGAGGGCAAGCTCTTCGACGAGGAGTCGGAACTGCTCAGGGCCGTTGATTACGGCCAGGTGAAGATGCGTTCCAAGATCAAGTTCGTCAACAAAAACAATGAAATCATTGAGACTTCGGCGGGACGCCTTATCTTCAACGGCCTGCTGCCCGCCGGCCACCCCTTTGTGAACCGCGTCATCAACGACAAGGAGCTCTCGCACCTTATTTCCGTGATCCTGCGGCAGTACGGGCCTAATGTCACGGTGAAGATGCTCGACGACATTAAGGAGGCCGGGTACAAGTATGCGACGATATTCGCGCCGACCATATCCATGTCGGACATCATCGTGCCGACGGTGAAGCGCGAGATTATCGTCGAGGAAGACAAGAAGCTCGAGAAGATAGAGAACGAATACCGCAACGGCTACATCACCAACGAGGAGCGTTACAACCGCGTTATCAATCTCTGGACCAACGCCAACGAGATCATCGCCGACAAGATGTTCGAGGAACTGTCGGCCAACACCAACGGTTTTAACCCGATCTATGTCATGGCCCAGTCCGGCGCCCGGGGAAGCAAGCAGCAGATCCGCCAGCTGGCGGGGATGCGCGGCCTCATGGCGAAGCCGTCGGGGGAAATTATCGAGGTTCCCATCAGGACCAACTTCAAGGAGGGCCTCACGGTCCTGGAATACTTCATCTCGACCAACGGCGCCCGGAAAGGCCTCGCCGACACGGCCCTCAAAACGGCCGACGCCGGTTACCTGACGCGGCGTCTCGTGGACATCGCCCAGGATGTGGTCATTTCCACGGTAGACTGCGGCACCACCATCGGCATTGACATTTACGCCATCAAGGAAGGCGACGATGTGATCGAATCCCTCGGCGACAGGGCCCTGGGACGCACCCTCCTCTACGACCTGCTTCACCCGGTCACGGGGGACGTCATCTGCAAGGCGGACGAGATCGTCACCGAGGAAATAGCGGAGCTCATAGATCAGCTGGACATCGACTCCATCGAGATTCGGTCCGTCCTCACCTGCGAGGCCAAGCACGGCGTGTGCAGCAAGTGCTACGGACGCAACCTGGCCAACGCGATGCCGGTGGACATCGGCGAGGCCGTCGGGATCATCGCCGCCCAGTCGATCGGCCAGCCGGGAACGCAGTTGACCATGCGTACCTTCCACATCGGCGGCATCGCGTCGCGGGCTGTCGAAGAGAGCGAGATCAAGCTCAGCTATCCCTCCTACGTAAAGGAAATAACGTCGAAAACCATCAGGACCGAGGATGAGAAATCCGAGGAAAAGAAGACGATCTCGGTCCGGCGTGGATATCTCATCATACAGAGGGTCGTATCCGAGATGACCCTGAAGGGCGAGCCGGAACTTCTTGTCGGCGAAAACGAGAAGGTCTACGCCGGAGTGAAGATAGCCAAGACCGAAGACGGCGAGGACATCATCGCGAAGAACTCCGGCCTGGTTAAACCCGTAAAGAACAAGGTGTACATACTGGGCGATCCCCACTCCATTCCGATCAACGTGGGAACTGAGATTAGGGCGAAAGCGGGCAGGTTCTACGACAGGAACGAGATCCTTGCCGCCTTCGACCCGTGGTTCGAGCCGATCCTGACGGAAGTGACCGGCAAGGTCGAGTTCGTCGATGTCGAGCTCAACAAGAGCCTCCGGGAGGAGATAGATCCGTCGTCGAACGTAACCAAGCGGGTCATCGTGGAGTACAAGACCGAGAAGCTGCAGCCGCGCGTTGACATCGTCGGGCCGTCGAAGCAGGTCATCACCTACCTCCTGCCGAAGGGGGCCAACCTGATGGTCAACAGCAACGACAAGGTGACGGCCGGAACTATCCTCGCGAAGATTCCGCGGGGCGCTGAGAAAACCAAGGACATCACCGGCGGTCTGCCGCGGGTCGCGGAGCTCTTCGAGGCCAGGGCGCCGAAGGACGCCGCCACGCTTTCAGAGCTCGACGGCACCATAGAGATCGGCGACACCGTGAAGAACAAGCGCAAGATCATCGTCACCGGCGAGGACGGAACGGTGAAGGAATATTCGATTCCCGTTTCCAAGTTCCTCCGCGTCCAGGACCGCGACTTTATAGCCAAGGGCGAGCAGGTGGACGACGGCGCCGTGGATCCCCATGAGATCCTCAAGATCAAGGGGCCGCGGGAGCTGCAGAAATTCCTGGTCAACGAGATCCAGGAGGTGTACCGCCTCCAGGGCGTCTCGATCAACGACAAGCATATAGAGGTCATCGTTCGGCAGATGCTCCGGAAGGTCAAGCTTACCGATCCGGGCGATTCGACCTTCGTCATAGAGCAGATCGTGGACAAATTTGATTTTGTCGATGAGAACGAGCGGGTGCTCAATGAGGGCGGGAAGCCGGCGACGGCCATCCCGATCCTTATGGGGATCACCAAGGCAGCTCTCAACACCGAGTCCTTTATCTCCGCGGCCTCGTTCCAGGAGACGACGAGGGTCCTCACCGATGCCGCGATCAAGGGGAAAGTCGATAATCTCAGGGGCCTCAAGGAGAATGTCATCATAGGACACCTGATCCCGGCCGGAACCGGTGTTCGCCAGTACGGCAACATCAGCGTATATGAAAACGAGATCGGCGACCTCGAGGGGCCGCCTCCGGGCGAGGCCGAACAGATTGCGTCCGATGAAGAGGTTGTAGCGGATAACGAGTAG
- the rpsG gene encoding 30S ribosomal protein S7, protein MRRRRPVKREQLPDPKYGSKLVSKFINCMMMQGKKGVSETNFYKAMDIIQKKTQKDPIEVFVQALENTKPLVEVKSRRVGGATYQVPVEIRPERRQALGIRWLITNSRARSEKTMFEKLAGELMDAFNNTGTSIKKREDTHKMAEANKAFAHYKW, encoded by the coding sequence ATGCGGAGAAGAAGACCAGTCAAGCGGGAGCAGTTACCCGATCCCAAATACGGAAGCAAGCTCGTTTCCAAGTTCATCAACTGCATGATGATGCAGGGAAAGAAGGGCGTTTCGGAGACAAATTTCTATAAGGCGATGGACATCATCCAGAAAAAGACCCAGAAGGATCCCATCGAGGTGTTCGTCCAGGCCCTTGAAAACACCAAACCTCTGGTGGAGGTCAAGTCCCGCCGGGTCGGCGGCGCGACCTACCAGGTTCCGGTCGAGATCAGGCCGGAGCGCCGTCAGGCACTGGGCATACGGTGGCTCATCACGAACTCACGGGCCCGTTCCGAAAAAACCATGTTCGAGAAGCTCGCCGGCGAATTGATGGATGCGTTCAACAACACAGGAACATCGATCAAGAAAAGGGAAGACACGCACAAGATGGCCGAGGCCAACAAGGCCTTCGCGCACTACAAGTGGTAA
- the fusA gene encoding elongation factor G — protein sequence MPRELPLNRTRNIGIMAHIDAGKTTLTERILFYTGKTHKLGEVHEGTAEMDWMVQEKERGITITAAATSCFWKNTIINIIDTPGHVDFTMEVERSLRVLDSAIAVFDGVAGVEPQSETVWRQADHYHIPRICFVNKMDRVGADFERCLAMIREKLHAVPLPLQIPMGTEDAHRGVVDLVTMKALAWTDELGNEIAEAAIPAELAEKARSYREALIETVAEHDDAIMHKYLEGEEPAEQEIRDVIRKITAETAVFPVLCGSALRNKGVQPVLDAIVEYLPSPRDIKPVEGHNPKNTEEIVTREASDKAPFCGLVFKLMSDPYVGKLSYLRVYSGHIKTGDQVFNVTTGKKERLQRCLRMHANDREDIKEVYTGDIVAVVGLRSARTGDTLADEFNPVLLEKMEFPDPVISVAIEPKTKADQEKLEAALRRLEEEDPTFHVNADPGSGQTLISGMGELHLEIIVDRITREFNIQANVGKPQVTYKETITRGTESEYRYEKQIGGKDQFGHVVIRMEPGQAGTGLVFKNELRGDEIPAALIKDVEAGLGDAMQAGVIAGYKMDDVAVSLIGGSYNETASIPMAYRIAANNAFKEGARKAGPALMEPIMKLEVVCPDEYTGDVINDINSRRGRIDNINIRGMLKVIDAFVPLSEVFGYATSVRSMSQGRATHTLQVSHYEIVPKEITDRIIGRMSGIFY from the coding sequence ATGCCACGGGAACTGCCCCTCAACAGAACGCGCAATATCGGCATCATGGCCCACATCGATGCCGGCAAAACGACGCTTACGGAGAGGATCCTTTTCTATACCGGCAAGACCCACAAGTTGGGGGAAGTGCACGAAGGGACCGCGGAGATGGACTGGATGGTGCAGGAAAAGGAGCGGGGCATCACCATCACGGCGGCTGCGACCTCCTGTTTCTGGAAGAACACGATCATCAATATCATCGACACGCCGGGCCACGTCGATTTCACCATGGAGGTGGAGCGGAGCCTGCGAGTTCTCGATTCGGCCATCGCCGTGTTTGACGGCGTAGCCGGAGTCGAGCCGCAGTCGGAGACCGTGTGGCGCCAGGCAGACCACTACCACATTCCGCGCATCTGCTTCGTGAACAAGATGGACCGGGTGGGCGCCGATTTCGAGCGGTGCCTGGCCATGATCCGGGAAAAGCTTCACGCGGTTCCGCTGCCCCTCCAGATCCCTATGGGCACCGAGGACGCGCACCGCGGCGTCGTGGACCTCGTAACGATGAAGGCCCTTGCCTGGACCGATGAGCTGGGCAATGAAATCGCGGAAGCGGCGATCCCCGCCGAGTTAGCCGAAAAGGCCCGGTCATACCGGGAAGCGCTCATTGAAACCGTGGCGGAGCACGATGACGCGATCATGCACAAGTACCTGGAAGGCGAGGAGCCGGCCGAGCAGGAAATAAGGGACGTCATAAGGAAAATAACCGCTGAAACAGCGGTGTTTCCCGTGCTGTGCGGATCAGCTCTCCGCAACAAGGGGGTGCAGCCGGTCCTTGACGCCATCGTGGAATATCTTCCCTCGCCCCGTGACATCAAGCCCGTCGAGGGCCATAATCCTAAAAATACAGAAGAGATCGTCACGCGGGAGGCGAGCGACAAGGCCCCCTTCTGCGGCCTGGTGTTCAAGCTGATGAGCGATCCCTACGTGGGCAAGCTGTCCTACCTGCGGGTCTACTCCGGGCACATCAAGACCGGCGATCAGGTATTCAATGTCACGACCGGCAAGAAGGAGCGTCTCCAGCGGTGCCTCCGCATGCACGCCAACGACCGGGAGGACATCAAGGAAGTCTACACCGGCGACATCGTCGCGGTGGTGGGATTGCGGAGCGCCCGCACCGGCGATACGCTGGCCGACGAATTCAACCCGGTACTCCTTGAAAAAATGGAATTCCCGGATCCGGTCATCTCCGTGGCCATCGAGCCGAAGACGAAAGCCGACCAGGAAAAGCTGGAAGCTGCCCTGCGGCGCCTCGAAGAGGAAGATCCCACCTTCCATGTCAATGCCGACCCGGGATCGGGTCAGACCCTGATATCGGGCATGGGGGAGCTCCACCTTGAGATAATCGTGGACCGGATCACCCGCGAATTCAACATACAGGCAAACGTGGGGAAACCACAGGTGACCTACAAGGAGACCATCACCAGGGGCACCGAATCGGAATACAGGTACGAGAAACAGATCGGCGGCAAGGACCAGTTCGGCCACGTGGTTATACGCATGGAGCCGGGACAGGCCGGGACCGGCCTTGTCTTCAAGAACGAGCTCAGGGGCGATGAGATCCCGGCCGCTCTGATCAAGGACGTCGAAGCGGGCCTGGGTGACGCCATGCAGGCCGGCGTAATAGCCGGATACAAGATGGATGACGTTGCCGTGTCCCTGATCGGCGGGTCCTACAATGAGACCGCGTCGATTCCCATGGCGTACCGCATCGCAGCCAACAACGCCTTCAAGGAGGGGGCACGCAAGGCCGGGCCTGCCCTCATGGAGCCCATCATGAAGCTGGAAGTCGTCTGCCCCGATGAATACACCGGGGACGTCATCAATGACATCAATTCGCGGCGGGGCAGGATCGATAATATCAACATCAGGGGCATGCTGAAGGTCATTGACGCCTTCGTTCCCCTCTCGGAAGTGTTCGGCTACGCCACCAGCGTTCGGTCCATGAGCCAGGGAAGGGCGACCCACACATTGCAGGTTTCCCATTACGAGATCGTCCCCAAAGAAATAACTGATAGGATTATCGGGAGGATGAGCGGCATTTTTTATTGA